The Asterias amurensis chromosome 21, ASM3211899v1 genome has a segment encoding these proteins:
- the LOC139953382 gene encoding lactadherin-like, translating to MDGAVRFIYLAATVSGVTLVSSHQACYNGLKYDVNSNNPHRWVLPYEDPCEYAAVLGGLTAQNASYQQGAPYYLDKIAVRLLEFFGCQDDQKGIECSTSEPLGLEDGTIPDESISASSSYFAGNGRLNGVAWHTKLDGLNAWFEVDLGESTVVSGLITQGHDDPFWNWRVTKYKVKYKKISSSDYEHVKDNNGAIQVHTHLLTAYWFLSSSSQRD from the exons ATGGACGGAGCAGTGCGTTTCATTTATCTGGCAGCTACAGTATCAG GTGTTACTCTAGTCTCGTCTCATCAAGCTTGCTACAACGGATTGAAATATGATGTCAACTCTAACAATCCACACCGATGGGTCTTACCTTACGAAGATCCATGCGAGTATGCTGCTGTACTCGGCGGACTGACTGCTCAAAATGCGTCATACCAACAGGGGGCGCCCTACTACCTGGATAAGATCGCAGTAAGACTGCTTGAATTCTTCGGATGTCAAGATGATCAAAAAG GTATCGAGTGTTCTACTTCAGAGCCTTTGGGTCTTGAAGATGGAACCATTCCTGATGAGAGCATCAGTGCATCGAGTTCGTATTTTGCCGGGAATGGGCGTCTGAACGGAGTGGCTTGGCATACAAA GCTTGACGGTCTTAATGCCTGGTTTGAGGTTGACCTTGGTGAGAGTACAGTGGTGTCTGGTCTCATCACGCAGGGACACGACGACCCCTTCTGGAATTGGCGTGTGACTAAATACAAAGTGAAGTACAAGAAGATATCGTCCTCTGACTATGAACACGTCAAAGATAACAACGGAGCCATTCAGGTACATACACATTTACTAACAGCTTACTGGTTTCTGAGCTCGAGTTCACAAAGAGATTAG
- the LOC139953107 gene encoding tetraspanin-5-like: MKHSVQPSRGNDDGALPPFTVQQQMRYPEMQQQGYYLQSPPQQSQPSPQAQHANQQRMEQHYANQQYAQQQHAQQHYANQQHAQQRQQQQQRVQPKQQQQQQQRVQPKQQQQQQQQRQQPKQGQQPKQQKQKNAQQPKQQQQQQQQRSKQPAGKQGQQQRSQPRKQSFRRFRRAPPGVEVSHCIKYTIFFLNFIFWLLGVFLLGFGIWGVVSKALASIEVIAEVAGVGFDPMYGFIIVGAIIFILATSGCIGALRENTCMLKFFVYSLILIFLAEITLGVLAYFYQDAVFQILEKWLDKSIEEYYDDPDTQFIMDSLQESLQCCGSAKGPEDWEQNIYFSCDSPAISRCSVPYSCCMPDDDGVVNYQCGFQALSLDASADVIRQQVFTTGCVEGMKSWFITNAIALGIAGGILIVLECLVICLTKALINDIECVKSYW, translated from the exons ATGAAACACTCTGTTCAACCTTCGAGGGGTAATGATGATGGGGCCTTGCCTCCATTCACCGTACAACAACAGATGCGATACCCTGAAATGCAGCAGCAAGGATACTATCTACAGAGTCCACCTCAGCAGTCTCAACCCTCG CCACAAGCGCAGCATGCTAATCAACAACGAATGGAACAGCATTATGCAAATCAGCAGTATGCACAACAACAACATGCGCAACAACACTATGCAAATCAGCAGCACGCCCAGCAAcggcaacagcaacaacaaagaGTACAGCcaaaacaacagcagcaacaacaacaaagagtACAGccgaaacaacaacaacaacaacaacaacaacgtcaACAGCCTAAACAAGGTCAACAACCAAAGCAACAGAAACAAAAGAACGCCCAacaaccaaaacaacaacaacaacaacagcaacagagATCCAAACAGCCAGCTGGCAAACAAGGACAACAGCAGAGAAGCCAGCCCAGGAAGCAGTCCTTCCGGCGTTTTCGACGCGCCCCTCCCGGCGTCGAAGTCAGCCATTGCATCAAATACACCATCTTCTTTCTAAATTTTATCTTCTGGttgttgggtgtttttttgCTGGGCTTCGGAATATGGGGAGTGGTCTCGAAAGCGTTAGCCAGTATCGAGGTCATAGCTGAG GTTGCAGGTGTTGGTTTCGATCCCATGTACGGGTTTATCATCGTGGGTGCCATCATCTTCATTCTAGCGACCAGTGGTTGTATCGGTGCACTGAGAGAGAATACATGCATGCTCAAGTTCTTCGTCTACTCCCTCATCCTCATCTTCCTGGCTGAGATCACACTCGGTGTCTTGGCGTACTTCTACCAGGACGCAGTGTTTCAAATCTTGGAAAAGTGGCTGGATAAATCGATAGAGGAATATTATG ATGATCCCGACACGCAGTTTATTATGGATTCCCTACAAGAAAGTCTTCAATGCTGTGGGTCGGCAAAGGGACCGGAAGACTGGGAGCAAAACAT ATATTTCAGTTGTGATTCTCCGGCTATCTCACGTTGTAGCGTGCCTTACTCGTGTTGTATGCCAGACGATGATGGAGTGGTCAACTACCAGTGTGGGTTTCAGGCGCTTTCCCTGGATGCCTCGGCTGACGTCATCCGGCAGCAAGTGTTTACCACTGGGTGTGTGGAAGGAATGAAGAGTTGGTTCATTACCAACGCCATTGCGCTTGGTATAGCTGGAGGTATACTGATCGTATTGGAATGTCTGGTCATCTGCCTCACTAAGGCACTCATTAATGATATCGAATGCGTCAAATCTTACTGGTAG